In the genome of Bradyrhizobium arachidis, one region contains:
- a CDS encoding chloride channel protein yields MRQTLDITGGLPRPRGKPGDFTADRRVLVLIGMALVVGSLGAGAAWVLLKLIALVTNLVWFGHVSTENVSLANAHPGLWMVLAPALGGLVIGLMARFGSEKIRGHGIPEAIEAILIGGSRMQPKVAILKPLSSAVSIGSGGPFGAEGPIIMTGGAIGSIFAQCFHLTAAERKTLLVAGAAAGMTAIFGTPIAAVLLAVELLLFEWKPRSFLPVVTGAVISAAWRPLLFGAGPLFPFAERPDLPWWGLAAAIGVGVVAGLQSGLMTRLLYAIEDLFDHLPVHWMWWPMLGGLVVGLGGLIDPRALGVGYDVIADLLSGHMVRDEAIRLLLVKSAIWVIALSSGTSGGVLAPLLILGGTAGWMEGLVLPGGASFWALVGMAAMMGGTMRSPLTGVMFAIELTGNIDMLLPLLAATGAAHAVTVLLLKRSILTEKIARRGQHITREYAIDPFELMRTADVMVTKVDTLPVDMPIDEAVTFFTSDQRRHKSYPVVAADGRLTGMVTRADVLRWRTEGDHHAATLDDVVSDTSAVVAHPDDVLGRVADLMVASDLGRLPVVDRASHRVVGLVARKDLLRIRAVVNAQEEDRSAYFLREKALVREARIAEGQPL; encoded by the coding sequence ATGCGCCAGACCCTGGACATCACCGGCGGGCTCCCGCGTCCTCGCGGCAAGCCCGGAGACTTCACCGCCGACCGCCGTGTGCTGGTCCTGATCGGCATGGCCCTGGTGGTCGGCAGCCTTGGGGCAGGGGCCGCCTGGGTGCTGCTGAAGCTGATCGCGCTCGTGACCAACCTGGTCTGGTTCGGCCATGTCAGCACCGAGAACGTCTCGCTGGCGAACGCCCATCCGGGGCTCTGGATGGTGCTGGCACCGGCGCTCGGCGGTCTCGTCATCGGCCTGATGGCGCGGTTCGGATCGGAGAAGATCCGCGGCCACGGCATCCCCGAGGCGATCGAGGCGATCCTGATCGGCGGCAGCCGGATGCAGCCGAAGGTCGCGATCCTGAAGCCGCTGTCCTCGGCGGTGTCGATCGGAAGCGGCGGGCCGTTCGGCGCCGAGGGGCCGATCATCATGACCGGCGGAGCGATCGGCTCGATCTTCGCGCAGTGTTTTCATCTCACCGCCGCTGAGCGCAAGACGCTGCTGGTCGCGGGCGCGGCGGCCGGGATGACGGCGATCTTCGGCACGCCGATCGCGGCGGTCCTGCTCGCCGTCGAGCTATTGCTGTTCGAATGGAAACCGCGCAGCTTCCTGCCTGTGGTGACCGGCGCTGTGATCTCGGCCGCCTGGCGTCCGTTGTTGTTCGGGGCAGGGCCATTGTTTCCATTCGCGGAACGGCCGGACCTGCCATGGTGGGGGCTGGCTGCCGCGATCGGCGTCGGCGTCGTTGCCGGCCTGCAATCCGGACTGATGACGCGGCTGCTCTACGCCATCGAAGACCTGTTCGACCATCTGCCGGTGCACTGGATGTGGTGGCCGATGCTCGGCGGCCTCGTCGTTGGCCTCGGCGGTCTCATTGATCCGCGCGCGCTTGGCGTCGGCTATGACGTCATCGCCGATCTGCTCTCCGGCCACATGGTGCGCGACGAGGCGATCCGGCTCTTGCTGGTGAAATCCGCGATCTGGGTGATCGCACTGAGTTCGGGCACATCAGGCGGCGTGCTGGCGCCGCTGCTCATCCTCGGCGGCACGGCGGGCTGGATGGAGGGACTTGTGCTTCCCGGTGGCGCATCATTCTGGGCGCTGGTCGGCATGGCCGCGATGATGGGCGGCACGATGCGCTCGCCGCTGACCGGCGTGATGTTCGCCATCGAGCTGACCGGCAATATCGACATGCTGCTGCCGTTGCTGGCGGCGACCGGGGCGGCGCACGCCGTCACGGTGCTGTTGCTGAAGCGATCGATCCTGACCGAGAAGATCGCGCGCCGCGGCCAGCACATCACCCGCGAATACGCGATCGATCCGTTCGAGCTGATGCGCACCGCCGATGTCATGGTCACGAAAGTCGACACGCTGCCCGTCGACATGCCTATCGACGAAGCGGTCACGTTCTTCACCTCGGATCAGCGCCGTCACAAATCCTATCCCGTGGTCGCCGCCGACGGACGGCTCACCGGCATGGTGACCCGTGCTGACGTGCTGCGCTGGCGCACCGAGGGCGATCACCACGCCGCAACGCTCGACGACGTCGTCTCGGACACATCGGCCGTGGTGGCACATCCCGACGACGTGCTGGGCCGGGTCGCCGATCTCATGGTGGCCTCCGATCTCGGGCGTTTGCCGGTGGTCGATCGCGCTAGTCATCGTGTGGTGGGCCTCGTCGCGCGCAAGGATTTGCTGCGCATTCGCGCGGTCGTGAACGCGCAGGAGGAGGACCGCAGTGCATATTTCCTGCGCGAAAAGGCGCTTGTGCGGGAGGCGCGGATCGCAGAAGGTCAGCCCCTCTGA
- a CDS encoding ArsC family reductase, with translation MPNIIYGIKNCDTMKKARAWLDTHGVAYEFHDYKMVGVEKDKLKQWSDKVGWETLLNRAGTTFKKLPDSDKEGLTEKKALALMLAQPSMIKRPVLEIGGKLLVGFKPDIYAKDVKTK, from the coding sequence TTGCCCAACATCATCTATGGCATCAAGAACTGCGACACCATGAAGAAGGCGCGCGCCTGGCTCGATACCCACGGCGTCGCGTATGAATTCCATGACTACAAGATGGTGGGCGTCGAGAAGGACAAGCTCAAGCAGTGGAGCGACAAGGTCGGCTGGGAGACGCTGCTCAATCGCGCCGGCACGACTTTCAAGAAGTTGCCCGATTCCGACAAGGAAGGCCTCACCGAGAAGAAGGCGCTGGCGTTGATGCTAGCGCAACCATCGATGATCAAGCGGCCGGTGCTGGAGATCGGCGGCAAGCTGCTGGTCGGCTTCAAGCCGGACATCTATGCCAAGGACGTCAAGACCAAATAG
- a CDS encoding tRNA-binding protein — protein MHVTHDSAAAASPTIDFNSFLAVDIRVGTIVDAKPFPEARKPAFRLWIDFGPVIGVRKSSAQITENHPLETLVGQQVAAVVNFPPRQIGPVVSEVLTLGFPDADGKVVLVQPSKPVPNGGRLF, from the coding sequence ATGCACGTCACCCACGATTCCGCAGCGGCCGCCTCGCCGACCATCGACTTCAACAGCTTCCTCGCGGTCGACATCCGTGTCGGCACCATCGTCGACGCAAAGCCGTTCCCGGAGGCGCGCAAGCCGGCCTTTCGGCTGTGGATCGATTTCGGACCTGTGATTGGCGTGCGCAAGAGCTCGGCGCAGATCACCGAAAACCACCCGCTCGAGACGCTGGTCGGACAACAGGTCGCAGCCGTCGTCAATTTCCCGCCGCGCCAGATCGGGCCGGTCGTCTCCGAAGTGCTGACGCTCGGTTTCCCTGATGCCGACGGCAAGGTGGTGCTGGTGCAGCCGAGCAAGCCAGTGCCGAACGGCGGGCGGCTGTTTTAG
- a CDS encoding serine hydrolase domain-containing protein, with the protein MDARTPDFSAARTAMQRYVDQEIIPGVSWAVLRGREVVDQQCVGFADREANTVLRPDHIFRAFSNTKIFVTCAIMLLVEEGRIGLDDPIEKCLPQLGNRKVLKQGATSLADVEPAKSPITIRQLLTHTSGLSYGIFDPGTVLFKGYNEARVLNPLTPLADMIDKLADLPLSYHPGAGWEYSVATDVLGRVVEVVSGKSLDAFLKARIFDALGMTDTGFHVPEAQQGRLVALYNGADVLDPMKPGLTRADNLPYPQAYRQPFPRLSGGGGLVSTLPDMLALVRALLPGSDALLKPDTLRLMMTNQLPSGQTIRFANLGPIPGKGFGLGGAVTFAPTPFDPPNSVGEFQWGGLAGTHWWICPEANTAGVLMAQRYMGFWNPFFFEFKRLAYQAVGG; encoded by the coding sequence ATGGACGCCAGGACACCCGATTTTTCCGCCGCGCGGACTGCGATGCAGCGCTACGTCGATCAGGAGATCATTCCCGGAGTATCCTGGGCGGTGCTGCGCGGCCGGGAGGTCGTCGACCAGCAGTGCGTCGGCTTCGCCGATCGCGAGGCGAACACTGTGTTGCGTCCCGACCACATCTTCCGTGCGTTTTCCAACACCAAGATCTTCGTCACCTGCGCGATCATGCTGCTGGTCGAGGAAGGCCGCATCGGGCTCGATGACCCGATCGAGAAATGCCTGCCGCAGCTTGGCAACCGCAAGGTGCTCAAGCAGGGCGCGACGAGCCTTGCCGATGTCGAGCCGGCAAAAAGTCCGATCACGATCCGCCAGCTTCTGACCCATACCTCCGGCCTCAGCTACGGCATCTTCGATCCCGGTACGGTGCTGTTCAAGGGCTATAACGAAGCGCGCGTGCTCAATCCGCTGACGCCGCTCGCCGACATGATCGACAAGCTCGCCGATCTGCCGCTGTCCTATCATCCCGGCGCTGGTTGGGAATATTCGGTGGCGACCGACGTGCTCGGCCGCGTCGTGGAGGTGGTGTCGGGCAAATCCCTCGATGCCTTCCTTAAGGCGCGCATTTTCGATGCCCTGGGCATGACCGATACCGGCTTCCATGTGCCGGAGGCGCAGCAGGGCAGGCTGGTGGCGCTCTACAACGGCGCCGACGTGCTCGATCCCATGAAGCCGGGCCTGACGCGGGCCGACAATCTGCCTTACCCGCAGGCCTATCGGCAGCCGTTCCCGCGGCTGTCGGGCGGCGGTGGTCTGGTCTCGACCTTGCCTGACATGCTGGCGCTGGTCCGCGCGCTGCTGCCGGGCTCGGATGCGCTGCTCAAGCCCGACACGCTGCGGCTCATGATGACGAACCAGTTGCCATCGGGGCAGACCATCCGCTTTGCCAATCTCGGGCCGATCCCCGGCAAGGGCTTTGGTCTCGGCGGCGCTGTCACCTTCGCGCCGACGCCCTTTGATCCGCCAAATTCCGTTGGCGAATTCCAATGGGGCGGCCTCGCCGGCACTCATTGGTGGATCTGCCCGGAGGCCAACACCGCCGGCGTGCTGATGGCCCAGCGCTACATGGGTTTCTGGAATCCGTTCTTCTTCGAATTCAAGCGCCTGGCCTATCAGGCCGTCGGAGGCTGA
- a CDS encoding GNAT family N-acetyltransferase: protein MSDRDEALLDRPIWSALTTSQKHLAEGGARALRYPQDMTPFADMVDMSEASFAALGDLMSGSQVAALFTPEPVDVPAGFKVVLAETGEQMIGSPADSPLRDAEIVTLGAADVPAMMALTELTKPGPFAARTHQLGTFLGIRAGNELVAMTGERMKPGKFVEMTAVCVHPDYRGRGYAQALLAAVARRIEARGEIPFLHVFSNNTSAIALYQRQGMRIRRQLHVTALMKQG, encoded by the coding sequence GTGTCTGACCGCGATGAGGCGCTGCTGGATCGCCCGATCTGGAGCGCGCTGACGACGAGCCAGAAGCATCTGGCGGAGGGCGGTGCGCGCGCGCTGCGCTATCCCCAGGACATGACGCCGTTCGCCGACATGGTGGACATGTCGGAAGCGAGCTTCGCCGCGCTCGGTGATTTGATGTCGGGCTCGCAGGTCGCCGCGCTGTTCACGCCCGAGCCGGTCGACGTTCCCGCCGGCTTCAAGGTCGTGCTCGCCGAGACCGGCGAGCAGATGATCGGCTCGCCCGCCGACAGCCCGCTGCGCGATGCCGAGATCGTCACGCTGGGAGCTGCTGACGTTCCCGCCATGATGGCACTGACGGAACTGACCAAGCCCGGGCCTTTCGCCGCGCGGACGCACCAGCTCGGCACATTCCTCGGCATCCGCGCCGGCAACGAGCTGGTCGCGATGACCGGCGAGCGGATGAAGCCGGGAAAGTTCGTGGAGATGACGGCCGTCTGCGTGCATCCCGACTATCGCGGGCGCGGCTATGCGCAGGCGCTGCTTGCGGCGGTCGCGCGCCGGATCGAGGCGCGCGGCGAGATTCCGTTCCTGCACGTGTTTTCGAACAACACCTCGGCCATCGCGCTGTACCAGCGGCAGGGCATGCGCATCCGGCGACAGCTCCACGTCACCGCGCTGATGAAGCAGGGATGA
- a CDS encoding ABC transporter ATP-binding protein translates to MPETAMAEAPAKAATGGNILQVRNLEAWYGESHILHGINFDVNAGEVVTLLGRNGAGKTTTLKSIMGIIGKRAGSIKFNNQDIIRATSDKIARMGIAFCPEERGIFSSLDVRENLLLPPVVRAGGLPLEQIFDLFPNLKERLNSQGTKLSGGEQQMLAIARILRTGASFLMLDEPTEGLAPVIIQQIGHTIARLKKEGFTILLVEQNFRFASTVADRYYVVEHGKIIDGFSNSELAANMDKLHTYLGV, encoded by the coding sequence ATGCCTGAGACTGCGATGGCCGAAGCTCCGGCAAAGGCCGCAACCGGCGGCAACATCCTCCAGGTCCGCAACCTCGAAGCCTGGTACGGCGAGTCCCACATCCTGCACGGGATCAACTTCGACGTGAATGCCGGCGAGGTGGTCACCCTGCTCGGGCGCAACGGCGCCGGCAAGACCACCACGCTGAAGTCGATCATGGGCATCATCGGCAAGCGCGCCGGCTCGATCAAATTCAACAACCAGGACATCATCCGCGCGACCTCCGACAAGATCGCCCGCATGGGCATCGCGTTCTGTCCGGAAGAGCGGGGGATATTCTCCAGCCTCGACGTGCGGGAGAATTTGTTGCTGCCGCCGGTGGTCCGCGCCGGCGGACTGCCGCTCGAGCAGATATTCGATCTGTTTCCGAACCTGAAGGAGCGGCTGAACAGCCAGGGCACCAAGCTGTCCGGCGGCGAGCAGCAGATGCTCGCGATCGCGCGCATCCTGCGCACCGGCGCGAGCTTCCTGATGCTGGACGAGCCGACGGAAGGTCTTGCGCCCGTCATCATCCAGCAGATCGGTCACACCATTGCGCGGCTCAAGAAGGAGGGGTTTACGATCCTCCTCGTCGAGCAAAACTTCCGCTTCGCCTCCACCGTCGCCGACCGCTACTACGTGGTCGAACACGGCAAGATCATTGACGGATTTTCCAATTCGGAGCTTGCCGCCAACATGGACAAGCTCCACACCTATCTCGGTGTCTAG
- a CDS encoding ABC transporter ATP-binding protein has product MADEFILETEGLTKEFAGFFAVRDVALKVRRGSIHALIGPNGAGKTTCFNLLTKFLKPSAGKILYKGQDITAMAPADVARMGLVRSFQISAVFPHLTALENVRVALQRQHGSSFDFWRSKSVLNRFNDRARELLNDVGLSEFANTPAVEMPYGRKRALEIATTLALDPEMMLLDEPMAGMGHEDIDKIAALIKRISAKYTILMVEHNLSVVANLSDIITVLTRGQVLAQGHYAELTKDERVKEAYLGAGHA; this is encoded by the coding sequence TTGGCCGATGAGTTCATTCTCGAAACGGAAGGCTTGACCAAGGAGTTCGCGGGCTTCTTCGCCGTCCGCGATGTTGCGCTCAAAGTCCGCCGTGGGAGCATTCACGCGCTGATCGGCCCGAACGGTGCCGGCAAGACGACGTGCTTCAATCTTTTGACCAAGTTCCTGAAACCGTCTGCCGGGAAAATCCTGTACAAGGGCCAGGACATCACCGCGATGGCGCCGGCCGACGTGGCCCGCATGGGCCTCGTTCGTTCGTTCCAGATCTCGGCGGTATTTCCGCATCTCACCGCACTGGAGAACGTCCGAGTCGCGCTCCAGCGCCAGCACGGCTCCTCGTTCGATTTCTGGCGCTCGAAGTCCGTGCTCAACCGCTTCAACGACCGCGCCCGCGAGCTGTTGAACGATGTCGGCCTCAGCGAGTTTGCCAATACGCCCGCGGTCGAGATGCCCTATGGGCGCAAGCGCGCACTTGAGATCGCAACCACGCTCGCGCTCGACCCCGAGATGATGTTGCTGGACGAGCCGATGGCCGGCATGGGCCACGAGGACATCGACAAGATCGCGGCGCTGATCAAGCGCATCTCCGCGAAATACACCATCCTGATGGTCGAGCATAATTTGAGCGTCGTCGCCAACCTTTCCGACATCATCACCGTGCTGACGCGCGGGCAGGTACTGGCGCAGGGCCATTATGCCGAGCTCACCAAGGACGAGCGCGTCAAGGAAGCCTATCTGGGAGCCGGTCATGCCTGA
- a CDS encoding glutathione S-transferase family protein — MSDLSAFPITKRWPAEHPELLQLYSLPTPNGVKVSIMLEEIGLPYEVHLVDFGKDDQKTAEFLSLNPNGKIPAILDPNGPGGRPLPLFESGAILQYLAEKTGKLLPQDAARRYQTIQWVHFQMGGIGPMFGQVGFFHKFAGKDFEDKRPRDRYVSEAKRLLDVMETHLSGRQWFMDDDYTIADISMLGWVRNLIGFYGAGDLVEFNQFKSVGAWLERGLARPAVQRGLNIPKRP, encoded by the coding sequence ATGTCCGATCTGTCCGCCTTTCCCATCACCAAGCGCTGGCCGGCCGAGCATCCCGAGCTGCTCCAGCTCTATTCGCTGCCGACGCCGAACGGCGTCAAGGTCTCGATCATGCTGGAGGAGATTGGGCTGCCATACGAGGTGCATCTCGTCGACTTCGGCAAGGACGACCAGAAGACGGCGGAGTTTCTCTCGCTCAATCCGAACGGCAAGATCCCGGCGATCCTCGATCCCAATGGCCCCGGCGGCAGGCCGCTGCCGCTGTTCGAGTCCGGTGCCATCCTGCAATATCTCGCGGAGAAGACCGGCAAGCTGCTGCCGCAGGACGCCGCGCGCCGCTACCAGACCATTCAGTGGGTGCATTTTCAGATGGGCGGCATCGGGCCGATGTTCGGCCAAGTCGGCTTCTTCCACAAATTCGCCGGCAAGGATTTTGAGGACAAGCGACCGCGCGATCGTTACGTCAGCGAGGCCAAGCGTCTGCTTGACGTGATGGAGACGCATCTCTCCGGCCGGCAGTGGTTCATGGACGATGATTACACCATCGCCGACATCTCCATGCTGGGCTGGGTGCGCAATCTCATCGGCTTTTACGGCGCCGGCGATCTCGTCGAGTTCAATCAATTCAAGTCGGTCGGCGCCTGGCTTGAACGCGGGCTGGCGCGCCCGGCGGTGCAGCGCGGGCTGAACATTCCGAAGCGGCCGTGA
- a CDS encoding TetR/AcrR family transcriptional regulator yields the protein MPKISDKQREGRRQQILEAALACFAEDGFHQTGMADIVKRSGLSHGAVYLYFQSKDDLIEALADDRHRREAVLNSVAQGSGDPIEGLRALVRVYAQWLTDPAGEARRRVGIHGWAEALRNRRVRISVVEGIDMPRALIVALVERGQHDGLIKRDLGADAIARVLIAIFQGFVLQKCWGEDFDVEACMAAVAGVIDGFRTTKPDVKRRTRA from the coding sequence ATGCCCAAGATCAGCGACAAGCAGCGCGAAGGCCGGCGGCAGCAGATTCTGGAGGCTGCCCTCGCCTGCTTCGCCGAGGACGGTTTCCACCAGACCGGCATGGCCGACATCGTGAAGCGGTCGGGGCTGAGCCACGGCGCGGTCTATCTCTACTTCCAGAGCAAGGACGATCTGATCGAGGCGCTGGCCGACGACCGGCATCGCCGCGAGGCCGTTCTCAACTCTGTCGCGCAAGGATCGGGCGATCCGATCGAGGGCCTGCGCGCGCTGGTGCGCGTCTACGCGCAATGGCTCACCGACCCTGCCGGCGAAGCGCGGCGACGCGTCGGCATCCATGGCTGGGCCGAAGCGCTGCGCAACCGCCGCGTCCGTATCAGCGTCGTCGAAGGCATCGACATGCCGCGTGCCCTGATCGTGGCACTGGTCGAACGCGGCCAGCACGACGGGCTGATCAAGCGCGATCTCGGCGCCGACGCGATCGCGCGTGTGCTGATCGCAATCTTCCAGGGCTTTGTGCTGCAGAAGTGCTGGGGCGAGGATTTTGACGTCGAGGCCTGCATGGCGGCCGTTGCTGGCGTGATCGATGGCTTCCGCACCACGAAGCCGGACGTGAAGCGACGGACCAGAGCATGA
- a CDS encoding Lin0512 family protein, with translation MTRVRCVTEMGMGVDVHGRDATKAAKRAVSDAIRHSSLGFFRMIGKTANDMFVDVTIGVPNPEAVDKEAVAKELPYGTVTVTAVKGGLEIPSATEVANDPILIANAAVIVSFDKD, from the coding sequence ATGACACGTGTTCGCTGCGTTACCGAGATGGGCATGGGCGTCGACGTTCACGGCAGGGACGCCACCAAGGCAGCGAAGCGCGCGGTGTCCGATGCCATCCGGCATTCGAGCCTCGGGTTTTTCCGGATGATCGGCAAGACCGCGAACGACATGTTCGTCGATGTCACGATCGGCGTGCCCAATCCGGAGGCCGTGGACAAGGAGGCCGTTGCCAAGGAGCTGCCTTACGGCACCGTGACCGTCACCGCGGTCAAGGGCGGGCTGGAGATTCCCTCGGCCACGGAAGTGGCCAACGACCCCATCCTCATCGCCAATGCCGCCGTCATCGTCAGCTTCGACAAGGACTAG
- a CDS encoding sulfite exporter TauE/SafE family protein: MSWIHELLAGAGVGLVAGLASGFTGTSPGGGLVIFSVLLLGAEQHVAQGTSLITQIPPTGLAGARRYWQSGNRSPLQWIIWIGAGFLVGGVGGGYAAASVSDSVLQWTYVVYLVALIALLILRRERKDDGIKAGDGNELPWLPLLLIGMLAGFSSGFMGIGGGLAITVGLAAGLRVSQHQAQLVSLIFSVIPTNIPAAWIYWSKGLMVGWPAIIGIVAGLWIGTDLGARMANGVSKSALRRAMIALVSLMALYMAYKALS, translated from the coding sequence ATGTCCTGGATTCATGAACTCCTCGCCGGCGCCGGCGTCGGTCTGGTCGCAGGGTTGGCATCGGGCTTCACCGGCACGAGCCCGGGTGGCGGCCTCGTGATCTTCTCCGTGCTGCTGCTCGGGGCCGAGCAACACGTTGCCCAGGGCACATCGCTGATCACGCAAATCCCCCCAACCGGCCTCGCCGGCGCGCGCCGCTACTGGCAGAGCGGCAATCGCAGTCCGCTGCAATGGATCATTTGGATCGGCGCTGGATTTCTGGTCGGCGGCGTGGGCGGCGGCTATGCCGCGGCGTCGGTTTCGGACTCTGTTCTGCAATGGACTTACGTGGTCTATCTCGTCGCGTTGATCGCGCTTTTGATCCTGCGCCGCGAGCGCAAGGACGACGGCATCAAGGCCGGTGACGGCAATGAACTGCCCTGGCTGCCACTGCTCCTCATCGGCATGCTCGCCGGATTTTCCTCCGGCTTCATGGGCATCGGCGGCGGGCTCGCGATCACCGTCGGCCTCGCCGCGGGCCTGCGCGTGTCGCAACATCAGGCGCAACTTGTCAGCCTGATTTTCTCGGTGATCCCGACCAACATTCCGGCAGCCTGGATCTACTGGAGCAAAGGGCTGATGGTCGGCTGGCCGGCCATCATCGGCATCGTTGCCGGCCTGTGGATCGGCACCGACCTCGGCGCGCGCATGGCCAACGGCGTCAGCAAATCGGCGCTGCGCCGGGCCATGATCGCCCTCGTCTCGCTGATGGCGCTCTACATGGCGTACAAGGCGCTGAGCTGA
- a CDS encoding DUF429 domain-containing protein, translated as MSNYLGLDGFRFGWVAAWIDERGEHGFDYSPGLTRLLAMPHARAMIDMPIGLKPSGYRACDLRARELVGPAVFLGARRDLWTFPDMATANRHYWEHEGKGRGVSAQLWNIRDKIRDVDAIITPARQAAIGEAHPELIFWNLAGRVRLARKTSAEGREQRIALLAQRGFTRLPKWLTQRHGTGIGRDDLIDACACAVAARDSTQRVGGEEVDPRGLRMEINY; from the coding sequence GTGTCCAACTATCTCGGCCTCGACGGGTTTCGCTTTGGCTGGGTCGCAGCCTGGATCGACGAGCGCGGCGAGCACGGCTTCGATTACTCACCCGGTCTGACGCGGTTGCTCGCGATGCCGCATGCGCGCGCGATGATCGACATGCCGATCGGATTGAAGCCGAGCGGCTACCGGGCCTGCGATTTGCGCGCACGCGAGCTCGTTGGCCCCGCCGTGTTTCTCGGCGCGCGCCGTGACCTCTGGACGTTTCCCGACATGGCGACGGCCAATCGCCACTACTGGGAGCATGAGGGCAAGGGCAGGGGTGTGTCGGCGCAGCTCTGGAACATCAGGGACAAGATCAGGGACGTCGATGCGATCATCACGCCGGCGCGGCAGGCGGCGATCGGCGAAGCGCATCCGGAATTGATTTTCTGGAATCTCGCTGGCCGCGTGCGGCTTGCCAGGAAGACATCTGCGGAAGGCCGCGAGCAACGCATCGCGCTCCTGGCGCAACGCGGCTTCACCCGCCTGCCAAAATGGCTGACGCAGCGGCATGGCACCGGCATCGGCCGTGACGATCTGATCGACGCCTGCGCCTGTGCGGTCGCGGCACGCGACAGCACGCAGCGTGTGGGTGGCGAGGAGGTCGATCCGCGCGGGTTGCGGATGGAGATCAATTATTGA
- a CDS encoding ABC transporter substrate-binding protein, which produces MKTRSIASLLLTTALTFAATGVAFAQDKTVKIGALSDQSGLYADLGGPGSTLAAQMAVEDSGLAAKGWKIDIISGDHQNKPDIGTAIARQWFDVDKVDVIVDVPNSGVALAVNNVVKEKNGVYINSGAATSDLTNAQCSPNTVHWTYDTYMLAHTTGQALVKAGGDTWFFLTADYAFGAALERDTTAVITANGGKVVGGVKHPLNTPDFSSFLLQAQASKAKIIGLANAGGDTTNSIKQAAEFGIVKGGQKLAALLLFLTDVKAIGLETAQGLNFTETFYWDMDDKTRAFSKRFADKMKNNAPPTMVQAGVYAGVRHYLKALEALGGNSHDGVKVVEKMKSMPTEDDLFGKGEIQPNGRTIHNAYLFEVKKPSESKGPWDFYKLVGTVPGDQAFTPLSESKCALLKK; this is translated from the coding sequence ATGAAGACCAGGTCGATTGCGTCATTGCTGCTGACCACCGCGCTCACCTTCGCCGCAACAGGCGTCGCATTTGCGCAGGACAAGACCGTCAAGATCGGCGCGCTGTCCGATCAGTCGGGCCTCTATGCCGATCTCGGCGGTCCCGGCTCGACGCTCGCCGCGCAGATGGCCGTTGAAGATTCTGGTCTTGCGGCGAAGGGCTGGAAGATCGACATCATCTCCGGCGATCACCAGAACAAGCCCGACATCGGCACCGCGATCGCGCGGCAGTGGTTCGACGTCGACAAGGTCGACGTCATCGTCGACGTGCCGAATTCAGGCGTGGCGCTCGCCGTCAACAACGTCGTCAAGGAGAAGAACGGCGTCTACATCAACTCGGGTGCTGCGACCTCCGACCTCACCAACGCGCAGTGCTCGCCCAACACCGTGCACTGGACCTACGACACCTACATGCTGGCCCACACCACGGGCCAGGCGCTGGTGAAGGCCGGTGGCGACACCTGGTTCTTCCTGACCGCCGACTACGCGTTCGGCGCAGCGCTCGAGCGCGACACCACCGCCGTCATCACCGCCAACGGCGGCAAGGTCGTCGGCGGCGTCAAGCATCCGCTGAACACGCCGGACTTCTCGTCCTTCCTGCTCCAGGCCCAAGCCTCCAAGGCCAAGATCATCGGCCTTGCCAATGCCGGCGGCGACACCACCAACTCGATCAAGCAGGCGGCCGAATTCGGCATCGTCAAGGGCGGCCAGAAGCTCGCGGCGCTGCTGTTGTTCCTCACCGACGTCAAGGCGATCGGCCTCGAGACTGCGCAGGGCCTCAACTTCACCGAGACCTTCTATTGGGACATGGACGACAAGACCCGTGCCTTCTCCAAGCGGTTCGCCGACAAGATGAAGAACAACGCTCCGCCGACCATGGTGCAGGCGGGCGTCTATGCGGGCGTGCGCCACTACCTCAAGGCGCTGGAAGCGCTCGGCGGCAATTCGCATGACGGCGTCAAGGTCGTCGAGAAGATGAAGTCGATGCCGACCGAGGACGATCTGTTCGGCAAGGGCGAGATCCAGCCCAATGGCCGCACCATCCACAACGCCTATCTGTTCGAGGTGAAGAAGCCCTCCGAATCCAAGGGACCGTGGGACTTCTACAAGCTCGTCGGCACGGTGCCGGGCGACCAGGCCTTCACGCCGCTCTCCGAGAGCAAGTGCGCGCTGTTGAAGAAGTAA